The Stenotrophomonas sp. NA06056 genome segment TGACCGTGGAAGGTGCCGACCAGGCACCGGCCATCCGCCATCTGTTCTGCGAGGTTGAACCGGCGCACCGGCAGAAGGCGTTGGCTGGCCTGCTGCTGAAGTACACGCCCGAATCGGCCGTGGTGTTCTGCAACACCCGCAAGGACGTGGACGAGGTGGCCAACTCGCTGCAGCAGTTCGGCTTCTCCGCCCTCGCCCTGCATGGCGACATGGAGCAGCGCGACCGCGAGGAAGTGCTGCTGCGCCTGGCCAACCGCAGCTGCAACGTGCTGGTTGCCAGCGACGTTGCCGCACGTGGCCTGGACGTGGAAGAGCTGGCCGCGGTGATCAACTACGAGCTGCCGACCGACGTCGAGAGCTACCAGCACCGCGTGGGCCGTACCGGTCGTGCCGGCGCCAGTGGCCTGGCGATCAGCCTGGTGGCCGGCCGCGAAAAGAACCGCGCCGACGCCATCGAGGCGCAGATGGGGCAGCCGCTGGACTGGCAGAAGACGCCGCTGGCAACCTCGCGCCCGGCTGAACTGCCGCAGGCGGCGATGCGCACCCTGCGCATCGATGGCGGCAAGACCGACAAGCTGCGCGCGGGCGACATCCTTGGCGCACTCACCGGCGATGCCGGCCTGTCGGCCAAGTTCATCGGCAAGATCGCGATCTTCCCGACCCGCTCCTACGTGGCCATCGCCCGTGAGCAGGTGAACAAGGCGGTGGCGAAGCTGGAAGCCGGCAAGATCAAGGGCCGACGGTTCCGTGTGCGGATGATGTGATTGAAGGAGCGTTGCCAGCCCAGGTTGGCAACGTCGTAACCTGGTAGTGGCCAACCTTGGTTGGCCCACCCATGCGATGCCAACCCAGGTTGGCAACGACCGGTTTGCTGCGATTCCCTCGGGTAGATGCCAACCTTGGTCGGCACCTGCGGAATCAGAACACCAGTTCGGTGTGCAGCGGCAGATCCGCTTCCCAGCGGCCGCGGCCACCCAGGCCATCCAGTTCGACCAGCACGCCGGCGCCGACCACGTCCACGCCCAGGCGGCGTACCAGCGACAACGCAGCAACCAGCGTGCCGCCGGTTGCCAGCACGTCGTCGATGATCGCCACACGTGCACCTGCGGGCAGCGCGTCGGCATGCACTTCAATGCAGTCGCTGCGGTATTCCAGGGTGTATTCCTCGCGCAGCACTTTGCCCGGCAGCTTGCCCGGCTTGCGCACCGGCACGAAGCCGACGCCCAGTTCCAGTGCCATGGCGGCGCCCAGAATGAAGCCGCGCGATTCGATGCCAACCACCGCGTCCAGCTTCTGCTCGCGCCAGCGCTCGGCCATCGCTGTGATCGCACCACGGAAGTCTTCGTTGTGGGCGAGCAGCGGCATGATGTCCTTGAACAGGATGCCCGGCTTGGGGAAGTCGGCGATGTCGCGCAGGCGGGAGGCCCACTGCGGAGCGACGATGGCGTCGGTCATGGCGATTCGGTTGTCTGATGGCGGCATAGGGTACCTGTTCCGGGCGCCGGCTGCCTGTTGAGGGGTTCGGCCGGGCTGCGCCCGGCACCTGCAGAGGCCAGATCAAAAGCCAAAGCAAAAGCTGAGTTACGTGGTTTGGCGGGGTGGGTCCGGTTGCGGGGGACGCCGTAAACCCATCCCTGGGGGCTTGGCCGCGGCATCCATGCCGCGGACACCCCCGCAACCGGACCCACCCCGCCTTCGACAATTTCCCGCTGCTGTTGGTAGATCCACACTGTGCGTGGATGAATCTCCATCGAGATCGAATATTTCGGGAATTGAACGAAAAGCATCCACGCATGGCGTGGATCTACTGGCTACCGGCCAACTGTCGAAGGCGGGGCACTGTGGGTTTGCGGGGTGTGAGCCGCATGGATGCGGCGACCAAGCTTACATGGACGTACTTGCAGCGGCCCCGCAAATCCACAGTGCCCCGCCATCTCACGGAATGCCCGCCATTGCCGTTGCCATTGCCGTTGCTGTTGCTTCTGCGGGTGCAGGGCGCAGCCCTGCAGAAGAACACCCTTCAGGAACTGCAGGACAGCATCGAGCAGCCTGCTCGATTGTCTGCCCACGCCGGGCGCTTGCCGGCGTAATGCTCCAGCCCCGGGCGTTCGGTGTATGGATCACGCAGTACGTCCTGCAGGGCGTGCACACCGCCCAGGTCGCCCTGTTCGGCACGATCGATCGCTTCCTGCGCCAGCCAGTTGCGCAGCACGTACAGCGGGTTGGCTGTACCCATCTTCGCGACACGCTCGGGTGCCGACAGCGGATCGGCATGCAGCCGTGCCGCGTAGTCCTGCAACCACTGCTGCAGCGGTTCCTGCACCGCGTTCTGACGCTCGGCGTCGTAGAAGACCTCGGTAAGTACGCCCGCATCAGGCGCATTGGCATCGATGCGCATCAGCGCACGCCATGCCAGGGTCATGTCCATGCCGCCGTCCTGCATCAGCTGCTGCCAGCGCTGGTAGAGCTGCAGATCAGTATCGTCGGCCGCCGCCAGCCCCAGCTTGGCCGCCACGTCGCGACGGGTGCAGGCGACAAAGGTCGCCTGGTAGGCGGCCAGCCCTGCCTGCAACGGTTGCACGTCGGCGAACAACGGCGACAGCGCCTGCGCCAGGCGACTGAGGTTCCAGTATGCCACCTGCGGCTGGGTGCCGAAACGATAGCGGCGCCCCTGCGCATCAGTGGTGTTCGGCGTCCAGTCCGGGTCGAAGTCCTCGACCCAGCCGTAGGGGCCGTAGTCCAGGGTCACGCCGAGCACGGAAAGATTGTCGGTGTTCATTACCCCATGCACGAAGCCGACGCGCATCCAGTGCGCGATCATCTCTGCGGTACGCACGGCAATCTGCGCGAACCAGTCGCCATAGAGCACCTCGCCCTGCCCTTCCAGCTCCGGGAAATCCCGCGCAATACAGGCGTCGACCATCTGCTTCAACAGTGCGGTTTCGCCACGTGAAGCGGGCAGTTCAAATGAACCAAAACGCAGGAACGAGGGCGATACCCTGCAGACGATCGCGCCAGGCTCTGCGCGCGGATGACCGTCATAGAACATGTCGCGCACCACGTCTTCGCCGGTGCCGACCAGCGACAGGGCGCGGGTGGTCGGCACGCCGAGGTGATGCATCGCCTCGCTGCACAGGAATTCACGGATCGACGAGCGCAGCACCGCACGGCCGTCGGCGCCGCGCGAGTACGGTGTTGGGCCGGCCCCCTTCAGCTGCAGCTCCCAGAAACGGCCATCAGGGGCGATCACTTCACCCAGCGAGATGGCGCGACCGTCACCCAGCTGACCGGCCCAGTGCCCGAACTGATGTCCCCCATAGTTGGCCGCCCACGGCTGCATGCCGGCATACAGCGCGTTGCCACCGAACACCTGGGCAAAGCCTTCATCATCGACCTGCGCAGGATCGAAGCCGAGCATCCCGGCCACCTCCGGCGACCACGCCAGCAGCACCGGCGCTGCAACCGGCGTCGGCATCACCGATGACCAGGCCGCACCCAGCACTTCGCGCCGACGCGGACCGGACTCGGGATCGCCCGGCAACAGCTTCAGCAGGCGGTTGTCGAACTGGGGAGCAGTGATATTCATGAGCACAGCATGGGGGCGGCAACGGCCATCCTCAATCGCCGCGCAGGGCCTGCAATGCCCCACCGTGCGCTTCGGCACGCTGGTAGGCCGGACGCTCGCCGATGCGCTTGAGGAAGCTGCGCAATGCCGGCTTGTCGTCGAGCCCACCGCCGCGTGCGGCCGCTGCCTGGATCGGGAAGCTCATCTGGATGTCCGCAGCGGTGAAGCGCTCGCCGGCAAACCACGGACTTTCGGCCAGACGCCGCTCCATCCAGTCCAGGTGCAGGC includes the following:
- the dbpA gene encoding ATP-dependent RNA helicase DbpA, with the protein product MTDFSTLPLSPALQPGLDALGYTTLTPIQAQSLPAILDGRDVIAQAPTGSGKTAAFGLGLLQSIDPSLIRVQALVLCPTRELADQVAKQIRKLATGIPNLKLLLLVGGVPLGPQLASLEGHDPHVVVGTPGRVQELARKRALNLGAVRTLVLDEADRMLDMGFEEPIREIAGRTHRDRQSLLFSATFPDTIRAMARDLLRDALEVTVEGADQAPAIRHLFCEVEPAHRQKALAGLLLKYTPESAVVFCNTRKDVDEVANSLQQFGFSALALHGDMEQRDREEVLLRLANRSCNVLVASDVAARGLDVEELAAVINYELPTDVESYQHRVGRTGRAGASGLAISLVAGREKNRADAIEAQMGQPLDWQKTPLATSRPAELPQAAMRTLRIDGGKTDKLRAGDILGALTGDAGLSAKFIGKIAIFPTRSYVAIAREQVNKAVAKLEAGKIKGRRFRVRMM
- a CDS encoding adenine phosphoribosyltransferase, which produces MTDAIVAPQWASRLRDIADFPKPGILFKDIMPLLAHNEDFRGAITAMAERWREQKLDAVVGIESRGFILGAAMALELGVGFVPVRKPGKLPGKVLREEYTLEYRSDCIEVHADALPAGARVAIIDDVLATGGTLVAALSLVRRLGVDVVGAGVLVELDGLGGRGRWEADLPLHTELVF
- a CDS encoding YdiU family protein, with translation MTAPQFDNRLLKLLPGDPESGPRRREVLGAAWSSVMPTPVAAPVLLAWSPEVAGMLGFDPAQVDDEGFAQVFGGNALYAGMQPWAANYGGHQFGHWAGQLGDGRAISLGEVIAPDGRFWELQLKGAGPTPYSRGADGRAVLRSSIREFLCSEAMHHLGVPTTRALSLVGTGEDVVRDMFYDGHPRAEPGAIVCRVSPSFLRFGSFELPASRGETALLKQMVDACIARDFPELEGQGEVLYGDWFAQIAVRTAEMIAHWMRVGFVHGVMNTDNLSVLGVTLDYGPYGWVEDFDPDWTPNTTDAQGRRYRFGTQPQVAYWNLSRLAQALSPLFADVQPLQAGLAAYQATFVACTRRDVAAKLGLAAADDTDLQLYQRWQQLMQDGGMDMTLAWRALMRIDANAPDAGVLTEVFYDAERQNAVQEPLQQWLQDYAARLHADPLSAPERVAKMGTANPLYVLRNWLAQEAIDRAEQGDLGGVHALQDVLRDPYTERPGLEHYAGKRPAWADNRAGCSMLSCSS